Proteins from a genomic interval of Shewanella seohaensis:
- a CDS encoding HU family DNA-binding protein, producing MNKAQLIQRIATSLEQSQASTKPVVEQILQQIHIALSEGEKIFLPQFGTFELRYHLPKSGRNPQTGETIEIAGFNQPSFKAATALKHAINE from the coding sequence ATGAACAAAGCACAACTTATCCAACGTATCGCCACTTCGCTTGAACAGTCCCAGGCCAGCACTAAACCTGTTGTCGAACAGATCCTACAACAGATCCATATCGCCTTAAGCGAAGGTGAGAAAATCTTCCTGCCACAATTTGGCACCTTCGAATTACGTTATCATTTACCTAAATCGGGTCGAAACCCACAAACTGGCGAGACGATTGAAATTGCAGGCTTTAACCAGCCAAGCTTTAAGGCGGCGACAGCGCTAAAACATGCGATTAATGAATAG
- a CDS encoding PIN domain-containing protein, which translates to MKWAFIDYENVGNLEKIDLSIYQKIIIFLGAKQPKIDFGEKKYDKPLEIIVIQLKATQSNNLDFHLSYYLGCYESTASENVTFDIISNDNGFAPLIAHIKANGRICKHIKLATVENISAKLLHSLTSKPKEKRPKKLTPYVTISLLIWGLTVIKSQSKAT; encoded by the coding sequence GTGAAGTGGGCATTTATTGACTATGAAAACGTCGGTAATTTAGAAAAAATCGACCTTTCTATATACCAAAAAATAATCATATTCCTTGGAGCAAAGCAACCCAAGATAGATTTTGGTGAAAAAAAGTATGACAAGCCACTTGAAATCATCGTTATTCAACTGAAAGCAACCCAGTCAAATAATCTAGACTTTCATCTATCATATTATCTCGGATGTTATGAGAGCACTGCGAGTGAAAACGTAACCTTCGACATCATTTCAAACGATAATGGTTTTGCTCCACTTATCGCACATATAAAAGCAAATGGACGTATCTGTAAGCATATTAAGCTTGCAACAGTAGAAAATATCAGCGCAAAATTACTGCATAGTTTAACTTCGAAGCCAAAAGAGAAACGCCCGAAAAAGTTGACTCCTTACGTAACCATATCGCTTCTCATATGGGGATTAACGGTAATCAAATCGCAATCCAAGGCTACTTAA